Proteins from one Acidiphilium multivorum AIU301 genomic window:
- a CDS encoding SDR family oxidoreductase, giving the protein MMSRIAMVTGAGSGVGRAATLALLADGWTVALVGRRREALEETIAEAGAGAKAEAFPADITDPDAVEALFAAVRARFGRLDLLFNNAGNNVPTTNFGDMTWAQWRHVIAVNLDGAFLCANAAFRMMRDQAPRGGRIINNGSISAHVPRPGSAAYTASKHAITGLTRTIALDGRAHDIACGQIDIGNAATPMTRRMTTGVPQADGSMKAEPTMDVESVGRTLVYMAGLPADANALFVTVMATNMPFVGRG; this is encoded by the coding sequence ATGATGAGCAGGATCGCGATGGTGACGGGGGCCGGCAGCGGCGTGGGGCGGGCGGCGACGCTCGCGCTGCTGGCCGATGGCTGGACGGTGGCGCTGGTCGGGCGGCGGCGCGAGGCGCTGGAGGAGACGATTGCCGAGGCGGGCGCGGGGGCCAAGGCCGAGGCGTTTCCGGCGGATATTACCGATCCTGACGCGGTGGAGGCGCTGTTCGCGGCGGTGCGCGCACGGTTCGGGCGGCTCGACCTGCTGTTCAACAACGCCGGCAACAACGTGCCGACCACCAATTTCGGCGACATGACCTGGGCGCAGTGGCGGCACGTCATCGCGGTTAATCTCGATGGCGCGTTTCTCTGCGCCAACGCCGCCTTCCGGATGATGCGCGACCAGGCGCCGCGCGGCGGGCGGATCATCAACAACGGCTCGATCTCGGCGCATGTGCCGCGGCCCGGCTCGGCGGCCTATACCGCCAGCAAGCACGCGATCACCGGGCTGACGCGCACCATCGCGCTGGACGGGCGGGCGCATGATATCGCCTGCGGTCAGATCGATATCGGCAACGCCGCCACCCCGATGACGCGGCGGATGACCACCGGCGTGCCACAGGCGGACGGCTCGATGAAGGCGGAGCCGACGATGGATGTCGAGTCGGTGGGGCGGACGCTGGTCTACATGGCCGGGCTGCCCGCGGATGCGAACGCGCTGTTCGTCACCGTGATGGCGACCAACATGCCCTTCGTCGGCCGCGGCTGA
- the denD gene encoding D-erythronate dehydrogenase — MQVMIIGAGGMLGRKLAARIAADGALEGKPVEALSLIDVVAPEAPAGFAGKASCEAADLSAPGVAAALVAARPEVIVHLAAIVSGEAEADFDKGYRINLDGTRLLFEAIRAEAAKAPYRPRVVFTSSIAVFGAPFPEVIDDEFFCAPLTSYGAQKAIGELLLNDYTRRGFMDGIAIRLPTICIRPGKPNAAASGFFSNILREPLVGQEAVLPVEESVRHWHASPRAAVGFLVRAASMDLAPLGNRRTLNLPGLSATVGEQIEALRRVAGERAVKLIRRVPDPTIARIVAGWPENFTATRAKTLGFAAETTFDEIIRVHIEDELGGSPPG, encoded by the coding sequence ATGCAGGTGATGATCATCGGGGCCGGGGGCATGCTCGGCCGCAAGCTGGCGGCGCGGATCGCGGCCGACGGGGCGCTGGAGGGCAAGCCGGTCGAGGCGCTGAGCCTGATCGACGTGGTCGCGCCGGAGGCGCCGGCGGGGTTTGCGGGAAAGGCGTCCTGCGAGGCGGCGGATCTTTCGGCGCCGGGCGTTGCCGCCGCACTGGTCGCCGCACGGCCGGAGGTGATCGTGCATCTCGCCGCCATCGTCTCGGGCGAGGCGGAGGCGGATTTCGACAAGGGATATCGCATCAATCTCGACGGCACCCGGCTGCTGTTCGAGGCGATCCGGGCGGAGGCGGCGAAGGCGCCCTACCGGCCGCGCGTGGTGTTCACCTCGTCGATCGCGGTGTTCGGCGCGCCCTTCCCGGAGGTGATCGACGACGAGTTCTTCTGCGCGCCGCTGACCAGCTATGGCGCGCAGAAGGCGATCGGCGAGCTGCTGCTCAACGACTACACGCGGCGTGGCTTCATGGACGGCATCGCGATCCGGCTGCCGACGATCTGCATCCGTCCCGGCAAGCCGAACGCGGCGGCCTCGGGCTTCTTCTCGAACATCCTGCGCGAGCCGCTGGTGGGGCAGGAGGCGGTGCTGCCGGTGGAGGAGAGCGTGCGGCACTGGCATGCGAGCCCGCGCGCGGCGGTGGGCTTCCTGGTCCGCGCGGCGTCGATGGATCTCGCCCCGCTCGGCAACCGGCGGACGCTGAACCTGCCCGGCCTGTCGGCCACGGTGGGCGAGCAGATCGAGGCGCTGCGGCGGGTGGCCGGCGAGCGGGCGGTGAAGCTGATCCGCCGCGTGCCTGACCCGACCATCGCGCGGATCGTCGCCGGCTGGCCGGAGAATTTCACCGCGACACGGGCGAAGACGCTGGGCTTCGCGGCGGAGACGACATTCGACGAGATCATCCGCGTGCATATCGAGGATGAGCTTGGCGGCAGTCCGCCGGGCTAG
- a CDS encoding (R)-mandelonitrile lyase: MEIWRSGARDSTPGPQAYFTGSVRIDPVNTAPEPARVAAAHVTFEPGARTAWHTHPLGQTLIVTSGLGWVQREGGPVEEIRPGDVVWFAPGERHWHGATPTTGMSHYAIQERLDGSAVTWLEHVTDDEYRR, encoded by the coding sequence ATGGAAATCTGGCGAAGCGGCGCGCGGGACTCAACGCCTGGACCCCAGGCGTATTTTACCGGATCGGTGCGGATCGATCCGGTCAACACGGCGCCGGAGCCGGCGCGGGTCGCGGCGGCGCATGTCACCTTCGAGCCCGGGGCGCGGACGGCCTGGCACACGCATCCGCTCGGGCAGACGCTGATCGTCACGTCGGGGCTCGGCTGGGTGCAGCGCGAGGGCGGGCCGGTCGAGGAGATCCGGCCGGGTGACGTGGTGTGGTTCGCGCCGGGCGAGCGGCACTGGCATGGCGCCACGCCGACGACGGGAATGAGCCATTACGCGATCCAGGAGCGGCTCGATGGCTCGGCCGTCACCTGGCTCGAGCATGTGACGGACGACGAGTATCGCCGCTGA
- a CDS encoding methyltransferase domain-containing protein: MREASKSIMRRLTDSRFATRYFVGEGIDIGSGPDPISFYAELFPLMREVRSWDLADGDAQYLEGVPDASFDFVHSSHCLEHMRDPLVALRNWLRVLKPGGHMVVLVPDEDLYEQGVFPSTFNADHKCTFTLYKKTTWSPRSVNVLALIAQLDGVMPLKVELLDSTFLYRMERMDQTMLPASECAIEVVLRKATAAEAARGGRLPEPRN, translated from the coding sequence GTGCGGGAAGCGAGCAAGTCGATCATGCGGCGCCTGACCGATTCGCGATTCGCCACGCGATATTTCGTGGGCGAGGGGATCGATATCGGCTCGGGCCCGGACCCGATTTCCTTCTATGCCGAGCTGTTCCCGCTCATGCGCGAGGTGCGGAGCTGGGATCTCGCGGACGGCGATGCCCAGTATCTCGAGGGTGTGCCGGACGCGAGCTTCGATTTCGTGCACTCCTCGCACTGCCTCGAACACATGCGCGACCCGCTGGTGGCGCTGCGCAACTGGCTGCGGGTGCTCAAGCCGGGCGGGCACATGGTGGTTCTGGTGCCCGATGAGGATCTGTACGAACAGGGCGTTTTCCCCTCGACGTTCAACGCCGATCACAAATGTACCTTCACGCTGTACAAGAAGACGACCTGGAGTCCCCGCTCGGTGAACGTGCTGGCCCTGATTGCGCAGCTCGACGGCGTGATGCCGCTGAAGGTCGAATTGCTGGATTCGACCTTTCTCTACCGCATGGAGCGCATGGACCAGACGATGCTGCCGGCGTCCGAATGCGCGATCGAGGTCGTGCTGCGCAAGGCCACCGCGGCGGAGGCTGCGCGTGGCGGGCGGCTGCCGGAGCCGCGGAACTGA
- a CDS encoding amidase — MTEPCDLPATEARRLIGSRKLSSVELTESCITRIERVDHAVNAMVARDFERARAAAHAAEDAVMAGNRLGRLHGLPLGIKDLEDTEGLRTTYGSLMFRDNVPKADQHLVATIRAAGGIVLGKTNTPEFGAGGNTRNLVYGATGNPFDPTKSAAGSSGGSAVALATAMVPLATGSDMGGSLRNPASFCGIVGMRPSPGLFPSEKRLLGPSGLGVLGPMARSAADLALMFDATASHDPRDMLSAPLSTDEAASRAAADLGTLRAAFTPDFGFAPTSRQTRALFADRAARLAPLFASAEDATPDCRHADETFAILRAVNFLASFGATYHTDPDRLGPNVRANVEEGLRYTAADVARALHAQTTLYGAWQRFFATHDVLITPAVTIQPRPWTELFPAEIDGVATKSYYHWLALAYAVTLAGHPSVCLPLGTDADGMPFGVQIIGRRHGDRAVIETAKAIEAMGAAMGPELSRPVPDIESLAAARPIREMAGFLDMG, encoded by the coding sequence ATGACCGAACCCTGCGACCTGCCAGCGACCGAAGCGCGCCGCCTGATCGGCAGCCGGAAGCTCTCCTCCGTCGAACTCACCGAAAGCTGCATCACCCGCATCGAGCGCGTCGATCACGCCGTCAATGCGATGGTCGCGCGCGATTTCGAGCGCGCCCGCGCCGCTGCCCATGCCGCCGAGGACGCGGTGATGGCGGGCAACCGCCTCGGCCGGCTGCATGGCCTGCCGCTCGGCATCAAGGACCTGGAGGATACCGAGGGGCTGCGCACGACCTATGGCAGCCTGATGTTCCGCGACAATGTGCCGAAGGCCGACCAGCACCTCGTCGCCACCATCCGGGCGGCGGGCGGCATCGTCCTCGGCAAGACCAACACGCCGGAATTCGGCGCCGGCGGCAATACCCGCAACCTCGTCTATGGCGCCACCGGCAACCCGTTCGATCCCACGAAATCCGCCGCCGGCTCCTCCGGCGGCTCGGCCGTCGCCCTCGCCACCGCCATGGTCCCGCTCGCCACCGGCTCGGACATGGGCGGCAGCCTGCGCAACCCGGCGTCGTTTTGCGGCATCGTCGGCATGCGCCCCTCGCCCGGCCTGTTCCCCTCGGAAAAGCGCCTGCTCGGCCCCTCCGGCCTCGGCGTGCTCGGCCCGATGGCGCGCTCCGCCGCCGACCTCGCCCTGATGTTCGACGCCACCGCCAGCCACGATCCGCGCGACATGCTCTCGGCGCCGCTCTCGACCGACGAGGCAGCTTCCCGGGCCGCCGCCGATCTCGGCACGCTGCGCGCCGCCTTCACCCCGGATTTCGGCTTCGCGCCCACCTCGCGTCAGACCCGCGCCCTCTTCGCCGACCGCGCCGCGCGCCTTGCCCCGCTCTTCGCCAGCGCCGAGGACGCAACCCCCGACTGCCGCCACGCGGACGAGACCTTCGCCATCCTCCGCGCCGTCAATTTCCTGGCCTCCTTCGGCGCCACCTACCACACCGACCCCGACCGGCTCGGCCCCAATGTCCGCGCCAATGTCGAGGAAGGGCTGCGCTACACCGCGGCCGACGTCGCCCGCGCCCTGCACGCGCAGACCACGCTCTACGGAGCCTGGCAGCGCTTCTTCGCGACGCATGACGTGCTGATCACACCGGCGGTGACCATCCAGCCCCGGCCATGGACCGAGCTGTTCCCCGCCGAAATCGACGGCGTGGCGACGAAATCCTATTACCACTGGCTGGCGCTGGCCTATGCCGTCACCCTGGCCGGCCATCCGTCGGTCTGCCTGCCGCTCGGCACCGATGCCGACGGCATGCCGTTCGGCGTGCAGATCATCGGGCGCCGCCACGGCGACCGCGCGGTGATCGAGACCGCGAAGGCGATCGAGGCGATGGGCGCGGCAATGGGACCGGAACTCTCCCGACCGGTGCCGGACATCGAATCGCTCGCCGCCGCGCGGCCGATCCGCGAGAT